In Lapillicoccus jejuensis, the DNA window ATCCACCACCGGCTGTCGTGGCGGCTGCCGGAGCAGGTGGTAGAACTTGAGCACGCCACCCTCGTCGACGTGCCCGTGCCGGGCGCGGAGCACGCGGGGTCGCCGACGGACGGGGCCGCGACGGTCCCGATGCCCACCGATGATGAGGTCATGAGCACCAGATGAGCAGCGAGGACCTCGAAAAGTACGAGACCGAGATGGAGCTGCAGCTCTATCGCGAGTACCGCGACGTCGTCGGTCTCTTCACGCACGTGGTCGAGACCGAGCGCCGGTTCTACCTGTGCAACTCGGTCGAGATGAAGGTCCGCTCCGAGGGGGGCGAGGTCTTCTTCGACGTGACGATGAGCGACGCGTGGGTGTGGGACATCTACCGCCCCGCCCGCTTCGTCAAGAACGTGCGCGTGGTGACGTTCAAGGACGTCAACATCGAGGAGCTCCCCAAGGCCGACCTGCAGCTGCCCTCCTGACAGGACGCCGTACGGCGCGTCGTCCACAACCCCCCGGGCCGTCGGGGGCGGTGCGCCGGGCTGTGGAGGAGCGGCGGGTGGTGGGCTCGGCTGCGGCCATCGTGGCGGCATGGACCCGACCACCCCGCCCCGCACCACCCTCGCCCGGTACGGCGAGCGCCTGGCCGAGCGCTACCTGCGTGAGCGCGGCCTGACCGTCCTCGCCCGCAACTGGCGCTGCGCCGCCGGCGAGCTCGACATCGTCGCTCTCGACGGCGACTGCCTCGTCGTGTGCGAGGTCAAGACGCGCCGCACGACGGTCTTCGGCTCGCCCGTCGAGGCGGTCACCCTGGCCAAGCTGGCGCGGCTGCGGCGCCTGGCCGCGGCGTGGATGACCGAGCACGACACCCACG includes these proteins:
- a CDS encoding DUF2469 domain-containing protein, translated to MSSEDLEKYETEMELQLYREYRDVVGLFTHVVETERRFYLCNSVEMKVRSEGGEVFFDVTMSDAWVWDIYRPARFVKNVRVVTFKDVNIEELPKADLQLPS
- a CDS encoding YraN family protein; translated protein: MDPTTPPRTTLARYGERLAERYLRERGLTVLARNWRCAAGELDIVALDGDCLVVCEVKTRRTTVFGSPVEAVTLAKLARLRRLAAAWMTEHDTHVADVRIDVIGILRPRRGECRLQHLVGVVP